From Diospyros lotus cultivar Yz01 chromosome 4, ASM1463336v1, whole genome shotgun sequence, a single genomic window includes:
- the LOC127799907 gene encoding protein WEAK CHLOROPLAST MOVEMENT UNDER BLUE LIGHT 1 isoform X5, whose amino-acid sequence MSSTSEAIDIVEQNVLVPSDMDTEKLQLQQEESAAGLSVSLPASTSRATPIVEEAAVPSEKDPERLQPQQEESLAGLPESIPSFTSEAIPIVKQKAMVSSDKDPEKLQPQQEERVTGLSESIPSFTSEAIPIVEQKAMVSSDKDPEKLQPQQEERVTGLSESIPSFTSEAIPIVEQKAMVSSDRDPEKLQPQQEERVTGLSESIPSFTSEAIPIVEQKAMVSSDKDPEKLQPQQEERVTGLSESIPSFTSEAIPIVEHKTPIPSDKDPTNLQQQQQERVACLPESILSSNSEARASDDLQQSVESDSVPSTHLQPNGTSNGHALEQYSSVQSTNKPDILEPLEKENVTGLAVSISSSTSRAKPDAALQQSQEDSFATSSHVNVIVPTASSPGVNDAENDHHLVPSNKSHQQKAEVSGDAFNITEPADPSKHLKKVNVNRVLIDTAAPFESVKAAVSKFGGIVDWKAHRVHTVEKRKLIEEELEKAKEEIPICKNQFLDAEDSKNHVLKDLDSTKRLIEELKLNLERAQIEEQQAKQDAELAKLRVEEMEKGIAAEASVAAKAQLEVARARCTAAVSQLKSVNHELEELSKDFALLASERDLAVKRAEEAVFAAKEVEKTVEELTIELITTRESLESAHAAHLEAEEQRIGALLATEQDTHNWEKELKEAEEELERLNQHILSAKDLKSKLATSSALLADLKIELGAYMESKVPQENDEESHAQGQTDELEKRTHSEIEAAVALANKELEEVKLNLEKSINEVNCLKEAAMALKSELEIEKSALAAIRQREGMAAIAVAALETELSKTKSEIATVRLKEKEARQMMVDLPKQLQQAAEDADQAKSLAQMAREDLHKAEEEADHAKAGVSILKSRLVAAEKEIEAARASEKLALSAIKALKESESAHSHDNSPAGVTLSVEDYYELSKQAHHAEELANERVATAVLHVEAAKESESRTLKKLEEFVREMAAQKEALEIAMLKAETAQEGKLGVEQELRKWRAENEKRRKASESNQGAVNPNKSPRTSFEETKETKNFIHAPDASLPVQHHGLISQKDYYAPANNTETDSSPDVKTTKKKRRSFLRIFMFLTRKKSHSNKSK is encoded by the exons ATGTCATCTACCTCAGAAGCAATAGACATAGTTGAGCAGAATGTTTTGGTTCCATCAGACATGGATACAGAAAAATTGCAGCTGCAACAAGAGGAAAGTGCAGCAGGTCTTTCAGTATCCCTTCCAGCATCTACCTCAAGAGCAACACCCATAGTTGAGGAGGCTGCAGTTCCATCAGAAAAGGATCCAGAGAGATTGCAACCACAACAAGAGGAGAGCTTAGCAGGTCTTCCAGAATCCATTCCATCATTTACCTCAGAAGCAATACCCATAGTTAAACAAAAGGCTATGGTTTCATCAGACAAGGATCCAGAGAAATTGCAGCCACAACAAGAGGAGAGGGTAACAGGGCTTTCAGAATCTATTCCATCATTTACCTCAGAAGCAATACCCATAGTTGAACAAAAGGCTATGGTTTCATCAGACAAGGATCCAGAGAAATTGCAGCCACAACAAGAGGAGAGGGTAACAGGGCTTTCAGAATCCATTCCATCATTTAC CTCAGAAGCAATACCCATAGTTGAACAAAAGGCTATGGTTTCATCAGACAGGGATCCAGAGAAATTGCAGCCACAACAAGAGGAGAGGGTAACAGGGCTTTCAGAATCCATTCCATCATTTACCTCAGAAGCAATACCCATAGTTGAACAAAAGGCTATGGTTTCATCAGACAAGGATCCAGAGAAATTGCAGCCACAACAAGAGGAGAGGGTAACAGGGCTTTCAGAATCCATTCCATCATTTACCTCAGAAGCAATACCCATAGTTGAACACAAGACTCCAATTCCATCTGACAAGGATCCAACAAACTTACAGCAGCAGCAACAGGAAAGAGTGGCATGTCTTCCAGAATCCATTCTATCGTCTAACTCTGAAGCAAGAGCCAGTGATGATTTGCAGCAATCTGTAGAAAGTGATTCTGTTCCCAGTACTCATCTTCAACCAAATGGCACTTCTAATGGACATGCACTTGAGCAGTATTCCAGTGTTCAATCAACCAATAAACCAGACATATTGGAGCCATTGGAAAAGGAAAATGTAACAGGCCTTGCAGTGTCCATTTCATCAAGCACCTCCAGAGCAAAACCGGATGCCGCTTTGCAGCAATCTCAAGAAGACAGTTTTGCTACGAGCTCCCATGTTAATGTAATTGTACCTACTGCTTCATCCCCAGGGGTGAATGATGCTGAGAATGACCATCATCTAGTGCCATCCAATAAGTCTCATCAGCAAAAGGCTGAAGTTTCCGGAGATGCCTTTAATATAACAGAGCCTGCTGACCCTTCTAAGCATCTAAAGAAGGTCAATGTAAACAGAGTTCTGATAGATACAGCAGCACCTTTTGAATCTGTCAAAGCTGCTGTTTCGAAATTTGGGGGAATTGTTGATTGGAAGGCACATAGAGTCCATACTGTAGAG AAACGCAAGCTTATAGAAGAGGAACTAGAGAAAGCAAAGGAAGAGATTCCAATTTGTAAGAACCAGTTTCTTGATGCTGAAGATTCAAAAAATCATGTATTAAAAGATCTAGACAGTACCAAGAGACTCATTGAAGAATTGAAACTCAACCTTGAGAGAGCACAGATAGAAGAGCAACAGGCAAAACAGGATGCTGAACTTGCAAAGCTCAGGGTAGAAGAGATGGAGAAAGGAATTGCTGCTGAGGCTAGTGTGGCAGCAAAGGCACAGCTTGAGGTTGCCCGAGCAAGGTGTACAGCTGCTGTTTCACAGCTGAAAAGTGTGAATCATGAACTAGAAGAACTTAGTAAAGATTTTGCTTTATTAGCATCTGAGAGAGACCTAGCTGTTAAGCGAGCCGAGGAGGCTGTTTTTGCCGCAAAAGAAGTTGAGAAGACAGTGGAAGAACTGACAATTGAATTGATCACCACAAGGGAATCTTTGGAGTCCGCACATGCTGCCCATCTGGAGGCAGAGGAACAAAGAATTGGTGCACTTTTGGCAACAGAACAAGATACTCACAATTGGGAGAAGGAATTGAAGGAGGCAGAAGAAGAGCTAGAGAGGCTAAATCAGCATATTTTGTCAGCAAAAGATCTCAAATCAAAACTAGCTACTTCTTCAGCACTGCTTGCAGATTTGAAAATTGAATTAGGAGCTTATATGGAATCAAAAGTGCCGCAGGAAAATGATGAAGAATCTCATGCACAAGGCCAGACAGATGAACTGGAGAAGAGAACACACTCTGAAATAGAAGCAGCAGTTGCTTTGGCCAACAAGGAACTTGAAGAAGTGAAGCTCAACCTTGAGAAATCCATTAATGAGGTTAATTGCTTGAAGGAGGCAGCCATGGCATTAAAGTCTGAGctagaaatagaaaaatcagCACTTGCTGCCATTAGGCAGAGAGAAGGGATGGCGGCAATAGCAGTTGCGGCCCTTGAAACAGAGCTGAGCAAGACTAAATCCGAGATTGCTACTGTTCggttgaaagaaaaagaagcaagacAGATGATGGTGGATCTACCCAAGCAATTACAGCAGGCAGCCGAAGATGCAGATCAGGCCAAGTCACTTGCTCAAATGGCTCGTGAGGATTTGCACAAGGCAGAGGAAGAAGCAGACCATGCAAAAGCTGGAGTAAGCATCTTGAAGAGTAGGCTAGTAGCGGCTGAAAAGGAGATCGAAGCTGCTAGAGCTTCAGAAAAGTTGGCATTATCAGCAATAAAAGCTCTGAAAGAGAGTGAATCAGCTCACAGCCATGACAACTCACCTGCCGGAGTAACGCTTTCTGTGGAGGACTACTATGAACTCAGCAAGCAGGCCCATCATGCAGAGGAGCTGGCTAACGAGAGGGTGGCCACTGCCGTCCTCCATGTCGAGGCAGCCAAGGAATCTGAATCCCGAACCTTGAAAAAGTTAGAGGAATTTGTCCGTGAAATGGCTGCACAAAAGGAAGCATTGGAAATAGCAATGCTGAAGGCTGAGACGGCCCAGGAAGGGAAATTGGGTGTCGAACAGGAACTGAGAAAATGGAGAGCTGAGAATGAGAAACGACGAAAAGCCAGCGAGTCCAATCAAGGAGCAGTGAACCCAAATAAGAGCCCAAGGACAAGCTTTGAGGAGACGAAAGAAACCAAGAACTTTATCCATGCGCCAGATGCTTCCCTACCTGTCCAGCACCATGGATTAATAAGCCAGAAGGACTACTACGCACCTGCAAATAACACTGAAACTGATTCTTCTCCGGATGTTAAGACTACGAAGAAAAAGAGGAGATCGTTCCTCCGGATCTTCATGTTCTTGACCAGGAAAAAGTCACACTCAAACAAGTCAAAGTAA
- the LOC127799907 gene encoding protein WEAK CHLOROPLAST MOVEMENT UNDER BLUE LIGHT 1 isoform X1, producing the protein MSSTSEAIDIVEQNVLVPSDMDTEKLQLQQEESAAGLSVSLPASTSRATPIVEEAAVPSEKDPERLQPQQEESLAGLPESIPSFTSEAIPIVKQKAMVSSDKDPEKLQPQQEERVTGLSESIPSFTSEAIPIVEQKAMVSSDKDPEKLQPQQEERVTGLSESIPSFTSEAIPIVEQKAMVSSDKDPEKLQPQQEEWVTGLSESIPSFTSEAIPIVEQKAMVSSDRDPEKLQPQQEERVTGLSESIPSFTSEAIPIVEQKAMVSSDKDPEKLQPQQEERVTGLSESIPSFTSEAIPIVEHKTPIPSDKDPTNLQQQQQERVACLPESILSSNSEARASDDLQQSVESDSVPSTHLQPNGTSNGHALEQYSSVQSTNKPDILEPLEKENVTGLAVSISSSTSRAKPDAALQQSQEDSFATSSHVNVIVPTASSPGVNDAENDHHLVPSNKSHQQKAEVSGDAFNITEPADPSKHLKKVNVNRVLIDTAAPFESVKAAVSKFGGIVDWKAHRVHTVEKRKLIEEELEKAKEEIPICKNQFLDAEDSKNHVLKDLDSTKRLIEELKLNLERAQIEEQQAKQDAELAKLRVEEMEKGIAAEASVAAKAQLEVARARCTAAVSQLKSVNHELEELSKDFALLASERDLAVKRAEEAVFAAKEVEKTVEELTIELITTRESLESAHAAHLEAEEQRIGALLATEQDTHNWEKELKEAEEELERLNQHILSAKDLKSKLATSSALLADLKIELGAYMESKVPQENDEESHAQGQTDELEKRTHSEIEAAVALANKELEEVKLNLEKSINEVNCLKEAAMALKSELEIEKSALAAIRQREGMAAIAVAALETELSKTKSEIATVRLKEKEARQMMVDLPKQLQQAAEDADQAKSLAQMAREDLHKAEEEADHAKAGVSILKSRLVAAEKEIEAARASEKLALSAIKALKESESAHSHDNSPAGVTLSVEDYYELSKQAHHAEELANERVATAVLHVEAAKESESRTLKKLEEFVREMAAQKEALEIAMLKAETAQEGKLGVEQELRKWRAENEKRRKASESNQGAVNPNKSPRTSFEETKETKNFIHAPDASLPVQHHGLISQKDYYAPANNTETDSSPDVKTTKKKRRSFLRIFMFLTRKKSHSNKSK; encoded by the exons ATGTCATCTACCTCAGAAGCAATAGACATAGTTGAGCAGAATGTTTTGGTTCCATCAGACATGGATACAGAAAAATTGCAGCTGCAACAAGAGGAAAGTGCAGCAGGTCTTTCAGTATCCCTTCCAGCATCTACCTCAAGAGCAACACCCATAGTTGAGGAGGCTGCAGTTCCATCAGAAAAGGATCCAGAGAGATTGCAACCACAACAAGAGGAGAGCTTAGCAGGTCTTCCAGAATCCATTCCATCATTTACCTCAGAAGCAATACCCATAGTTAAACAAAAGGCTATGGTTTCATCAGACAAGGATCCAGAGAAATTGCAGCCACAACAAGAGGAGAGGGTAACAGGGCTTTCAGAATCTATTCCATCATTTACCTCAGAAGCAATACCCATAGTTGAACAAAAGGCTATGGTTTCATCAGACAAGGATCCAGAGAAATTGCAGCCACAACAAGAGGAGAGGGTAACAGGGCTTTCAGAATCCATTCCATCATTTACCTCAGAAGCAATACCCATAGTTGAACAAAAGGCTATGGTTTCATCAGACAAGGATCCAGAGAAATTGCAGCCACAACAAGAGGAGTGGGTAACAGGGCTTTCAGAATCCATTCCATCATTTACCTCAGAAGCAATACCCATAGTTGAACAAAAGGCTATGGTTTCATCAGACAGGGATCCAGAGAAATTGCAGCCACAACAAGAGGAGAGGGTAACAGGGCTTTCAGAATCCATTCCATCATTTACCTCAGAAGCAATACCCATAGTTGAACAAAAGGCTATGGTTTCATCAGACAAGGATCCAGAGAAATTGCAGCCACAACAAGAGGAGAGGGTAACAGGGCTTTCAGAATCCATTCCATCATTTACCTCAGAAGCAATACCCATAGTTGAACACAAGACTCCAATTCCATCTGACAAGGATCCAACAAACTTACAGCAGCAGCAACAGGAAAGAGTGGCATGTCTTCCAGAATCCATTCTATCGTCTAACTCTGAAGCAAGAGCCAGTGATGATTTGCAGCAATCTGTAGAAAGTGATTCTGTTCCCAGTACTCATCTTCAACCAAATGGCACTTCTAATGGACATGCACTTGAGCAGTATTCCAGTGTTCAATCAACCAATAAACCAGACATATTGGAGCCATTGGAAAAGGAAAATGTAACAGGCCTTGCAGTGTCCATTTCATCAAGCACCTCCAGAGCAAAACCGGATGCCGCTTTGCAGCAATCTCAAGAAGACAGTTTTGCTACGAGCTCCCATGTTAATGTAATTGTACCTACTGCTTCATCCCCAGGGGTGAATGATGCTGAGAATGACCATCATCTAGTGCCATCCAATAAGTCTCATCAGCAAAAGGCTGAAGTTTCCGGAGATGCCTTTAATATAACAGAGCCTGCTGACCCTTCTAAGCATCTAAAGAAGGTCAATGTAAACAGAGTTCTGATAGATACAGCAGCACCTTTTGAATCTGTCAAAGCTGCTGTTTCGAAATTTGGGGGAATTGTTGATTGGAAGGCACATAGAGTCCATACTGTAGAG AAACGCAAGCTTATAGAAGAGGAACTAGAGAAAGCAAAGGAAGAGATTCCAATTTGTAAGAACCAGTTTCTTGATGCTGAAGATTCAAAAAATCATGTATTAAAAGATCTAGACAGTACCAAGAGACTCATTGAAGAATTGAAACTCAACCTTGAGAGAGCACAGATAGAAGAGCAACAGGCAAAACAGGATGCTGAACTTGCAAAGCTCAGGGTAGAAGAGATGGAGAAAGGAATTGCTGCTGAGGCTAGTGTGGCAGCAAAGGCACAGCTTGAGGTTGCCCGAGCAAGGTGTACAGCTGCTGTTTCACAGCTGAAAAGTGTGAATCATGAACTAGAAGAACTTAGTAAAGATTTTGCTTTATTAGCATCTGAGAGAGACCTAGCTGTTAAGCGAGCCGAGGAGGCTGTTTTTGCCGCAAAAGAAGTTGAGAAGACAGTGGAAGAACTGACAATTGAATTGATCACCACAAGGGAATCTTTGGAGTCCGCACATGCTGCCCATCTGGAGGCAGAGGAACAAAGAATTGGTGCACTTTTGGCAACAGAACAAGATACTCACAATTGGGAGAAGGAATTGAAGGAGGCAGAAGAAGAGCTAGAGAGGCTAAATCAGCATATTTTGTCAGCAAAAGATCTCAAATCAAAACTAGCTACTTCTTCAGCACTGCTTGCAGATTTGAAAATTGAATTAGGAGCTTATATGGAATCAAAAGTGCCGCAGGAAAATGATGAAGAATCTCATGCACAAGGCCAGACAGATGAACTGGAGAAGAGAACACACTCTGAAATAGAAGCAGCAGTTGCTTTGGCCAACAAGGAACTTGAAGAAGTGAAGCTCAACCTTGAGAAATCCATTAATGAGGTTAATTGCTTGAAGGAGGCAGCCATGGCATTAAAGTCTGAGctagaaatagaaaaatcagCACTTGCTGCCATTAGGCAGAGAGAAGGGATGGCGGCAATAGCAGTTGCGGCCCTTGAAACAGAGCTGAGCAAGACTAAATCCGAGATTGCTACTGTTCggttgaaagaaaaagaagcaagacAGATGATGGTGGATCTACCCAAGCAATTACAGCAGGCAGCCGAAGATGCAGATCAGGCCAAGTCACTTGCTCAAATGGCTCGTGAGGATTTGCACAAGGCAGAGGAAGAAGCAGACCATGCAAAAGCTGGAGTAAGCATCTTGAAGAGTAGGCTAGTAGCGGCTGAAAAGGAGATCGAAGCTGCTAGAGCTTCAGAAAAGTTGGCATTATCAGCAATAAAAGCTCTGAAAGAGAGTGAATCAGCTCACAGCCATGACAACTCACCTGCCGGAGTAACGCTTTCTGTGGAGGACTACTATGAACTCAGCAAGCAGGCCCATCATGCAGAGGAGCTGGCTAACGAGAGGGTGGCCACTGCCGTCCTCCATGTCGAGGCAGCCAAGGAATCTGAATCCCGAACCTTGAAAAAGTTAGAGGAATTTGTCCGTGAAATGGCTGCACAAAAGGAAGCATTGGAAATAGCAATGCTGAAGGCTGAGACGGCCCAGGAAGGGAAATTGGGTGTCGAACAGGAACTGAGAAAATGGAGAGCTGAGAATGAGAAACGACGAAAAGCCAGCGAGTCCAATCAAGGAGCAGTGAACCCAAATAAGAGCCCAAGGACAAGCTTTGAGGAGACGAAAGAAACCAAGAACTTTATCCATGCGCCAGATGCTTCCCTACCTGTCCAGCACCATGGATTAATAAGCCAGAAGGACTACTACGCACCTGCAAATAACACTGAAACTGATTCTTCTCCGGATGTTAAGACTACGAAGAAAAAGAGGAGATCGTTCCTCCGGATCTTCATGTTCTTGACCAGGAAAAAGTCACACTCAAACAAGTCAAAGTAA
- the LOC127799907 gene encoding protein WEAK CHLOROPLAST MOVEMENT UNDER BLUE LIGHT 1 isoform X3, giving the protein MSSTSEAIDIVEQNVLVPSDMDTEKLQLQQEESAAGLSVSLPASTSRATPIVEEAAVPSEKDPERLQPQQEESLAGLPESIPSFTSEAIPIVEQKAMVSSDKDPEKLQPQQEERVTGLSESIPSFTSEAIPIVEQKAMVSSDKDPEKLQPQQEEWVTGLSESIPSFTSEAIPIVEQKAMVSSDRDPEKLQPQQEERVTGLSESIPSFTSEAIPIVEQKAMVSSDKDPEKLQPQQEERVTGLSESIPSFTSEAIPIVEHKTPIPSDKDPTNLQQQQQERVACLPESILSSNSEARASDDLQQSVESDSVPSTHLQPNGTSNGHALEQYSSVQSTNKPDILEPLEKENVTGLAVSISSSTSRAKPDAALQQSQEDSFATSSHVNVIVPTASSPGVNDAENDHHLVPSNKSHQQKAEVSGDAFNITEPADPSKHLKKVNVNRVLIDTAAPFESVKAAVSKFGGIVDWKAHRVHTVEKRKLIEEELEKAKEEIPICKNQFLDAEDSKNHVLKDLDSTKRLIEELKLNLERAQIEEQQAKQDAELAKLRVEEMEKGIAAEASVAAKAQLEVARARCTAAVSQLKSVNHELEELSKDFALLASERDLAVKRAEEAVFAAKEVEKTVEELTIELITTRESLESAHAAHLEAEEQRIGALLATEQDTHNWEKELKEAEEELERLNQHILSAKDLKSKLATSSALLADLKIELGAYMESKVPQENDEESHAQGQTDELEKRTHSEIEAAVALANKELEEVKLNLEKSINEVNCLKEAAMALKSELEIEKSALAAIRQREGMAAIAVAALETELSKTKSEIATVRLKEKEARQMMVDLPKQLQQAAEDADQAKSLAQMAREDLHKAEEEADHAKAGVSILKSRLVAAEKEIEAARASEKLALSAIKALKESESAHSHDNSPAGVTLSVEDYYELSKQAHHAEELANERVATAVLHVEAAKESESRTLKKLEEFVREMAAQKEALEIAMLKAETAQEGKLGVEQELRKWRAENEKRRKASESNQGAVNPNKSPRTSFEETKETKNFIHAPDASLPVQHHGLISQKDYYAPANNTETDSSPDVKTTKKKRRSFLRIFMFLTRKKSHSNKSK; this is encoded by the exons ATGTCATCTACCTCAGAAGCAATAGACATAGTTGAGCAGAATGTTTTGGTTCCATCAGACATGGATACAGAAAAATTGCAGCTGCAACAAGAGGAAAGTGCAGCAGGTCTTTCAGTATCCCTTCCAGCATCTACCTCAAGAGCAACACCCATAGTTGAGGAGGCTGCAGTTCCATCAGAAAAGGATCCAGAGAGATTGCAACCACAACAAGAGGAGAGCTTAGCAGGTCTTCCAGAATCCATTCCATCATTTAC CTCAGAAGCAATACCCATAGTTGAACAAAAGGCTATGGTTTCATCAGACAAGGATCCAGAGAAATTGCAGCCACAACAAGAGGAGAGGGTAACAGGGCTTTCAGAATCCATTCCATCATTTACCTCAGAAGCAATACCCATAGTTGAACAAAAGGCTATGGTTTCATCAGACAAGGATCCAGAGAAATTGCAGCCACAACAAGAGGAGTGGGTAACAGGGCTTTCAGAATCCATTCCATCATTTACCTCAGAAGCAATACCCATAGTTGAACAAAAGGCTATGGTTTCATCAGACAGGGATCCAGAGAAATTGCAGCCACAACAAGAGGAGAGGGTAACAGGGCTTTCAGAATCCATTCCATCATTTACCTCAGAAGCAATACCCATAGTTGAACAAAAGGCTATGGTTTCATCAGACAAGGATCCAGAGAAATTGCAGCCACAACAAGAGGAGAGGGTAACAGGGCTTTCAGAATCCATTCCATCATTTACCTCAGAAGCAATACCCATAGTTGAACACAAGACTCCAATTCCATCTGACAAGGATCCAACAAACTTACAGCAGCAGCAACAGGAAAGAGTGGCATGTCTTCCAGAATCCATTCTATCGTCTAACTCTGAAGCAAGAGCCAGTGATGATTTGCAGCAATCTGTAGAAAGTGATTCTGTTCCCAGTACTCATCTTCAACCAAATGGCACTTCTAATGGACATGCACTTGAGCAGTATTCCAGTGTTCAATCAACCAATAAACCAGACATATTGGAGCCATTGGAAAAGGAAAATGTAACAGGCCTTGCAGTGTCCATTTCATCAAGCACCTCCAGAGCAAAACCGGATGCCGCTTTGCAGCAATCTCAAGAAGACAGTTTTGCTACGAGCTCCCATGTTAATGTAATTGTACCTACTGCTTCATCCCCAGGGGTGAATGATGCTGAGAATGACCATCATCTAGTGCCATCCAATAAGTCTCATCAGCAAAAGGCTGAAGTTTCCGGAGATGCCTTTAATATAACAGAGCCTGCTGACCCTTCTAAGCATCTAAAGAAGGTCAATGTAAACAGAGTTCTGATAGATACAGCAGCACCTTTTGAATCTGTCAAAGCTGCTGTTTCGAAATTTGGGGGAATTGTTGATTGGAAGGCACATAGAGTCCATACTGTAGAG AAACGCAAGCTTATAGAAGAGGAACTAGAGAAAGCAAAGGAAGAGATTCCAATTTGTAAGAACCAGTTTCTTGATGCTGAAGATTCAAAAAATCATGTATTAAAAGATCTAGACAGTACCAAGAGACTCATTGAAGAATTGAAACTCAACCTTGAGAGAGCACAGATAGAAGAGCAACAGGCAAAACAGGATGCTGAACTTGCAAAGCTCAGGGTAGAAGAGATGGAGAAAGGAATTGCTGCTGAGGCTAGTGTGGCAGCAAAGGCACAGCTTGAGGTTGCCCGAGCAAGGTGTACAGCTGCTGTTTCACAGCTGAAAAGTGTGAATCATGAACTAGAAGAACTTAGTAAAGATTTTGCTTTATTAGCATCTGAGAGAGACCTAGCTGTTAAGCGAGCCGAGGAGGCTGTTTTTGCCGCAAAAGAAGTTGAGAAGACAGTGGAAGAACTGACAATTGAATTGATCACCACAAGGGAATCTTTGGAGTCCGCACATGCTGCCCATCTGGAGGCAGAGGAACAAAGAATTGGTGCACTTTTGGCAACAGAACAAGATACTCACAATTGGGAGAAGGAATTGAAGGAGGCAGAAGAAGAGCTAGAGAGGCTAAATCAGCATATTTTGTCAGCAAAAGATCTCAAATCAAAACTAGCTACTTCTTCAGCACTGCTTGCAGATTTGAAAATTGAATTAGGAGCTTATATGGAATCAAAAGTGCCGCAGGAAAATGATGAAGAATCTCATGCACAAGGCCAGACAGATGAACTGGAGAAGAGAACACACTCTGAAATAGAAGCAGCAGTTGCTTTGGCCAACAAGGAACTTGAAGAAGTGAAGCTCAACCTTGAGAAATCCATTAATGAGGTTAATTGCTTGAAGGAGGCAGCCATGGCATTAAAGTCTGAGctagaaatagaaaaatcagCACTTGCTGCCATTAGGCAGAGAGAAGGGATGGCGGCAATAGCAGTTGCGGCCCTTGAAACAGAGCTGAGCAAGACTAAATCCGAGATTGCTACTGTTCggttgaaagaaaaagaagcaagacAGATGATGGTGGATCTACCCAAGCAATTACAGCAGGCAGCCGAAGATGCAGATCAGGCCAAGTCACTTGCTCAAATGGCTCGTGAGGATTTGCACAAGGCAGAGGAAGAAGCAGACCATGCAAAAGCTGGAGTAAGCATCTTGAAGAGTAGGCTAGTAGCGGCTGAAAAGGAGATCGAAGCTGCTAGAGCTTCAGAAAAGTTGGCATTATCAGCAATAAAAGCTCTGAAAGAGAGTGAATCAGCTCACAGCCATGACAACTCACCTGCCGGAGTAACGCTTTCTGTGGAGGACTACTATGAACTCAGCAAGCAGGCCCATCATGCAGAGGAGCTGGCTAACGAGAGGGTGGCCACTGCCGTCCTCCATGTCGAGGCAGCCAAGGAATCTGAATCCCGAACCTTGAAAAAGTTAGAGGAATTTGTCCGTGAAATGGCTGCACAAAAGGAAGCATTGGAAATAGCAATGCTGAAGGCTGAGACGGCCCAGGAAGGGAAATTGGGTGTCGAACAGGAACTGAGAAAATGGAGAGCTGAGAATGAGAAACGACGAAAAGCCAGCGAGTCCAATCAAGGAGCAGTGAACCCAAATAAGAGCCCAAGGACAAGCTTTGAGGAGACGAAAGAAACCAAGAACTTTATCCATGCGCCAGATGCTTCCCTACCTGTCCAGCACCATGGATTAATAAGCCAGAAGGACTACTACGCACCTGCAAATAACACTGAAACTGATTCTTCTCCGGATGTTAAGACTACGAAGAAAAAGAGGAGATCGTTCCTCCGGATCTTCATGTTCTTGACCAGGAAAAAGTCACACTCAAACAAGTCAAAGTAA